A window of Candidatus Bathyarchaeota archaeon contains these coding sequences:
- a CDS encoding aspartate kinase → MKLVMKFGGTSVGSGENIRHVAEIVTEYAKKGDQIAVVVSALAGVTNSLIETGCQAKRSDEKKIQTFTAELLKKHTDAVSTAIKSKAIQKEVNQIIEKNIAELEKVLTGICYVGELTPKSKDYVVSFGERLSAPIVWGAIKDLKAQTQCFTGKEAGIVTDSNFGEANPLMNFTTHLIRERIGPLLEKGVIPVVTGFIAANQDGIVTTVGRGGSDYTATILGVALKVDEVWIWTDVDGIMTTDPKLVPKARMLPQLSYQEAAEMAIFGAKAMHPRALGPVSKENIPVRIRNTANPKNTGTLITKEPAADAKEAVKAVAMIKDVAMINVYGAAMVGAPGSYSKVFDVLGKNGINVMMVSAAASEANISMIIKRSLLGRAVSNLEIALQEKGGLVSEVTTEDDVAVIAVMGANMKGTLGVASKIFSTVAKKGINIRMIAQGSSELNISFVVKEKDGAAVVRAIHDEFNLDKT, encoded by the coding sequence ATGAAGTTAGTAATGAAGTTCGGCGGCACAAGTGTCGGCAGCGGCGAAAACATCCGCCACGTAGCCGAAATAGTAACCGAATACGCAAAGAAAGGTGACCAGATAGCGGTTGTGGTTTCCGCTTTGGCAGGCGTCACCAACAGCCTCATCGAAACAGGTTGTCAAGCAAAGAGAAGTGACGAGAAAAAAATCCAAACCTTCACCGCAGAACTGCTCAAAAAACACACAGACGCCGTTTCAACGGCCATCAAGAGCAAGGCAATTCAGAAAGAAGTTAACCAGATTATTGAGAAAAACATCGCTGAACTCGAAAAAGTCCTCACAGGCATCTGCTACGTCGGTGAACTCACCCCTAAAAGCAAAGACTACGTCGTCAGCTTCGGTGAACGTCTCTCTGCGCCGATTGTTTGGGGCGCCATAAAAGACCTCAAAGCCCAAACCCAATGTTTCACAGGCAAAGAAGCAGGCATAGTTACTGATAGCAACTTCGGCGAAGCTAACCCTCTGATGAACTTCACAACTCACCTTATCCGAGAAAGAATAGGTCCACTGCTCGAGAAGGGCGTTATTCCAGTTGTAACAGGCTTTATTGCGGCAAACCAAGACGGCATAGTCACCACCGTCGGACGAGGAGGCTCAGACTACACCGCAACCATCCTTGGCGTCGCATTAAAGGTGGATGAGGTTTGGATTTGGACCGACGTTGACGGTATCATGACCACTGACCCCAAGCTGGTGCCTAAAGCTCGCATGCTGCCGCAACTCAGTTATCAGGAAGCAGCGGAGATGGCGATTTTCGGCGCCAAAGCCATGCACCCCCGCGCATTGGGACCCGTAAGCAAAGAAAACATACCCGTCCGCATCCGCAACACAGCCAACCCCAAAAACACAGGCACCCTTATCACCAAAGAACCCGCTGCAGACGCTAAAGAAGCAGTCAAAGCAGTCGCCATGATAAAAGATGTCGCTATGATAAACGTTTACGGAGCTGCAATGGTCGGCGCACCCGGCAGCTACTCCAAAGTCTTCGATGTGCTAGGCAAAAACGGCATCAACGTCATGATGGTATCCGCTGCAGCTTCAGAAGCCAACATATCCATGATAATCAAACGCAGCTTACTCGGTAGAGCAGTTAGCAACCTCGAAATTGCGCTGCAAGAAAAAGGCGGCTTAGTCAGCGAAGTGACAACAGAAGACGACGTGGCAGTCATAGCGGTTATGGGTGCAAACATGAAGGGCACTTTGGGTGTTGCGTCAAAAATCTTTAGCACCGTCGCCAAGAAGGGCATCAACATCCGCATGATCGCGCAGGGCAGCTCAGAACTCAACATCTCTTTTGTAGTTAAAGAGAAAGACGGCGCCGCTGTGGTTCGCGCGATTCACGACGAGTTTAACCTCGACAAAACATAA
- a CDS encoding glycosyltransferase family 39 protein, whose product MEALIENIHPFLHQGDQQLPRFPFKQLDRWQICLFIAALAYSGILLAIMPANSLMWDEVTHLHGGFLLSRGQAVTWALTNSFYPPAFDVFAALSFLVFGPSVWAARVVSVVFAVLSLFVVYELANLLYNSKKAALGSAVLFAVMPGIVWISKMAMIETLLIFTVSLAMLFFFRWLKYSREKDRVLFVATFVLGVLVKYQVIVIVPLIAVFGTYFWKRDYFRGELKKWFTLPRVAIVATALFAATVIGYVLLSSKTLDFLIYAFGVGSEQKATYSTRYPIPIFYFAEMTWVTELFHPISLLLYLAGLAGLGLMIYRRKTGDKFLLLWFTVTYVVFTLVSNREWRYMTVAFPVLAIAASSFIAALWTKLQEISKKATSNLSKWSARAGTVVLVAFVVSGGFLSAVDAYNWVCHDRAEVPVEQASLYVGQKLSENQTLVVVAAVNHFSKYMVSFYLSTKDATRDFNQTCLQYPASAMDTFASAFNVSELVTLCQESGTRYVLLYEYGGLQYFESSLSASQVYDLLNATGKFSLETSFGVEPHRIFVFSFDDTA is encoded by the coding sequence ATGGAAGCTTTAATAGAAAACATCCACCCCTTTTTGCATCAAGGTGACCAGCAACTGCCACGCTTCCCCTTCAAACAGCTTGACAGATGGCAAATCTGCCTATTCATCGCTGCGTTGGCATACAGCGGCATCCTCCTCGCAATAATGCCCGCTAACTCGCTTATGTGGGATGAAGTTACCCATCTGCACGGCGGGTTTCTCCTATCCAGAGGACAGGCTGTAACGTGGGCTTTGACTAACTCGTTTTATCCGCCTGCCTTCGACGTTTTTGCCGCGTTGTCTTTTTTGGTTTTTGGACCAAGCGTTTGGGCAGCCCGCGTGGTCAGTGTCGTTTTTGCGGTGCTCTCGCTCTTTGTCGTCTACGAATTAGCAAACTTGCTCTACAACTCAAAGAAGGCGGCGCTGGGCTCGGCTGTTTTGTTTGCGGTTATGCCTGGAATCGTTTGGATTTCAAAGATGGCTATGATTGAGACCTTGCTGATTTTTACTGTTTCATTGGCGATGCTTTTCTTCTTTCGGTGGCTCAAGTATAGCCGAGAAAAAGACCGCGTCCTCTTTGTCGCTACGTTTGTGTTGGGGGTGTTGGTGAAGTATCAGGTAATCGTAATTGTACCGTTAATTGCTGTTTTTGGCACTTATTTTTGGAAAAGAGACTATTTTCGCGGTGAACTGAAAAAATGGTTTACGCTGCCCAGAGTAGCCATCGTGGCGACTGCCCTATTTGCAGCAACTGTAATAGGGTACGTTCTTTTGTCGTCTAAGACTTTGGATTTTCTGATTTACGCGTTCGGCGTGGGCTCCGAGCAGAAAGCCACCTACAGCACCCGCTACCCAATCCCCATCTTTTATTTTGCCGAAATGACATGGGTAACTGAACTCTTTCATCCCATCTCGCTTCTACTCTACCTTGCGGGTCTTGCGGGGTTGGGGTTGATGATTTACCGCAGAAAAACAGGCGACAAATTCCTGCTTTTGTGGTTCACCGTTACCTACGTTGTTTTTACTTTGGTTTCTAACAGGGAATGGCGATACATGACAGTGGCGTTTCCTGTGTTAGCCATCGCTGCCTCCAGCTTCATCGCAGCATTATGGACTAAACTACAGGAAATCAGCAAGAAAGCCACATCCAACTTGAGCAAGTGGAGCGCAAGAGCAGGCACTGTGGTTTTGGTAGCTTTCGTTGTGAGCGGAGGTTTTCTCAGTGCGGTGGACGCCTACAATTGGGTGTGCCATGACCGCGCAGAGGTTCCCGTGGAGCAAGCCAGCCTCTACGTTGGTCAGAAGTTGAGTGAAAACCAGACCCTTGTGGTTGTAGCGGCAGTTAACCACTTCAGCAAATACATGGTCTCATTCTACCTAAGCACAAAGGATGCAACGCGGGACTTTAACCAGACCTGCCTTCAGTACCCTGCCTCAGCCATGGACACATTCGCCTCTGCGTTTAACGTTTCAGAACTCGTGACCCTCTGCCAAGAAAGCGGAACAAGGTATGTTTTGTTGTACGAGTATGGCGGGTTGCAGTATTTTGAATCCAGCTTATCTGCGTCGCAAGTTTACGATTTACTAAACGCGACGGGAAAGTTCAGTCTTGAAACCAGTTTTGGAGTTGAGCCGCATAGGATTTTTGTGTTCAGTTTCGATGATACGGCTTAA
- a CDS encoding DUF3786 domain-containing protein, whose amino-acid sequence MVKLYLENETLQKLKQLLGAQYEFLGFTLNLETSTLTDNLCSNTWTDSAVKLVVPMLSHYAVGTQTPLRGKLVKFRDIPGGYAYEGAFINRAIKPIAQAFGDNPQKLPQAAKLLGGKPLSLGDVAAEIPALKGIPLTYIMYAAEEYPASANILYDESANSFLPTEDLAVLGELATIRLIEAKNAFEQRQNTQIKS is encoded by the coding sequence ATGGTTAAGTTATACCTTGAAAACGAAACGCTGCAGAAACTAAAGCAACTGCTGGGTGCTCAGTACGAGTTTTTAGGCTTCACCTTAAACCTCGAAACATCCACCCTGACAGACAACCTATGCAGCAACACTTGGACGGACTCGGCGGTAAAACTCGTAGTACCCATGCTGAGCCACTACGCTGTGGGTACTCAAACGCCTCTAAGGGGCAAATTGGTCAAATTCAGAGACATCCCAGGCGGCTACGCATATGAGGGCGCATTCATCAATCGGGCGATTAAACCCATAGCGCAAGCCTTCGGCGATAATCCACAAAAGTTGCCTCAAGCCGCAAAACTGCTCGGCGGCAAACCGCTAAGCTTAGGCGACGTTGCAGCCGAAATCCCGGCCCTCAAAGGCATCCCTTTAACCTACATCATGTACGCCGCAGAAGAGTACCCTGCGTCAGCCAACATACTCTACGACGAGTCAGCGAACAGCTTTTTGCCGACGGAAGATTTGGCGGTTTTAGGAGAGTTGGCAACGATACGGCTGATTGAGGCAAAAAACGCTTTTGAGCAAAGACAAAACACCCAAATAAAGAGCTAA
- a CDS encoding 30S ribosomal protein S8e: MSTHSSIRKRKLTGGKKRAYRTKKKYEAGGYPAETVLGEPKRKITRGLGGNMKVKVLTEKFASVTDPKTGATQKTEITRVVRNGANVDYNRRGVITKGAEIETALGLAKVTSRPGNDGIINAVLIGKEKA; this comes from the coding sequence ATGTCTACTCATAGCAGTATACGCAAAAGAAAGCTAACAGGCGGCAAAAAACGCGCTTACCGCACCAAAAAGAAGTACGAAGCAGGCGGATACCCAGCAGAAACAGTGCTTGGCGAACCCAAACGTAAAATCACCAGAGGCTTAGGCGGCAACATGAAAGTCAAGGTGTTAACAGAAAAGTTTGCCTCTGTGACTGACCCCAAAACTGGCGCCACACAAAAAACAGAAATCACCCGTGTAGTTCGCAACGGCGCAAACGTTGACTACAACCGTCGAGGCGTAATCACCAAAGGCGCAGAAATCGAAACTGCACTGGGCTTAGCCAAAGTCACCAGCAGACCAGGCAACGACGGCATCATAAACGCCGTATTAATCGGCAAAGAAAAAGCCTAA
- a CDS encoding signal recognition particle protein Srp19 (binds to 7S RNA to mediate binding of the signal recognition particle protein Srp54), whose protein sequence is MRKLDKFIIWPVYFDINKTRKEGRRVPKNLAVVSPKILEVKEAADKLGLENEVNLEAHFPKMPWAKMGMLMVEKRESKEELIQDLARHLQKIKSQQAAQLAKR, encoded by the coding sequence ATGCGTAAACTTGACAAATTCATAATCTGGCCCGTCTACTTCGACATCAACAAAACCCGCAAGGAAGGACGTCGAGTGCCCAAAAACCTCGCTGTGGTTTCACCTAAAATCCTCGAAGTCAAAGAAGCCGCAGACAAGCTTGGATTAGAAAACGAAGTTAACCTTGAAGCACATTTTCCTAAGATGCCTTGGGCAAAGATGGGTATGCTGATGGTTGAGAAGCGGGAATCAAAAGAAGAGTTAATTCAGGATTTAGCGAGGCATCTGCAGAAAATTAAAAGTCAGCAAGCGGCTCAGCTTGCCAAAAGATAA
- a CDS encoding glutamate--tRNA ligase, which translates to MALENDTELREFIRKAALLNAVGHDGKAQAGAMVGKVLGEKAELRSRVKELSVVINQVVAEVNSLSLSEQKAIVEKNWPQTQKKPEAEEKKLSPLPNAEKYKQIVTRFSPNPDCVLHLGSARAIVLSHEYARMYNGKFILRFEDTDPKTKKPQLPFYDAIREDLKWLGCKIDEEYIQSDRLEIYYEIVGRMIGDGNAYVCECAPEDFRKATLAKEACPCRNMSPAEQRERWQKMLNGGYQEGQAVVRVKTELDHPNPAIRDWPALRVIDTKKYPHPRVGSKYFLWPLYNLAAGVDDHLMGMTHIIRGKEHYTNMVRQKYMYQHLGWEYPEAIHYGRLKITGAALSKSKIVAGIKEGDFTDFDDPRLGTFAALKKRGITAEAIKKMIIEVGTKPNDVTLSWENLYSHNRRILDASSNRYFFVAAPVELKVVGLPKAFVAKLPLHPEHPERGVRQYTISASGDEKAVSLWIAQKDAEAMLQDQTIRLMELFNIQIQSKTETCVTAAFASESYEDVRKLKVQLIQWIPKGSEYPAEVVQQDATVTKGYSELACKKLKPDDIIQFERYGFVRVDEVGEKLVAYYAQK; encoded by the coding sequence TTGGCATTAGAGAACGATACAGAACTACGAGAGTTTATCCGTAAAGCCGCCTTGCTTAACGCGGTTGGACATGATGGGAAAGCGCAGGCAGGCGCAATGGTTGGCAAGGTTTTGGGCGAAAAAGCCGAACTAAGAAGCCGCGTCAAAGAACTCTCAGTTGTCATTAACCAAGTTGTCGCGGAAGTTAACAGCCTTTCACTTTCTGAACAGAAGGCAATCGTAGAGAAAAATTGGCCTCAAACACAGAAAAAACCTGAAGCTGAGGAGAAAAAGCTCTCTCCACTTCCTAACGCTGAGAAGTACAAACAAATCGTCACCCGATTTTCCCCCAACCCTGATTGTGTTTTACATTTGGGTTCCGCACGCGCCATCGTGTTGAGCCACGAGTATGCACGCATGTATAACGGCAAATTCATCCTCCGCTTCGAAGACACAGACCCAAAAACCAAGAAACCCCAGCTTCCATTCTACGATGCCATACGCGAAGACCTCAAGTGGCTCGGGTGCAAAATAGACGAAGAATACATCCAAAGCGACCGATTAGAAATCTACTATGAAATCGTTGGGCGAATGATCGGCGACGGCAACGCATACGTCTGCGAATGCGCCCCTGAAGATTTCCGCAAGGCGACCTTAGCGAAGGAGGCGTGTCCATGCCGCAACATGTCACCCGCAGAACAGCGGGAACGCTGGCAAAAAATGCTCAACGGCGGCTACCAAGAAGGACAAGCAGTGGTCCGCGTTAAAACTGAGTTAGATCACCCTAACCCTGCTATCCGTGACTGGCCAGCGCTCCGTGTAATCGACACCAAAAAATATCCACATCCTCGTGTCGGCAGCAAATATTTCCTTTGGCCCCTCTACAACCTCGCAGCGGGTGTAGATGATCACTTGATGGGTATGACCCACATCATACGCGGCAAAGAGCATTACACTAACATGGTCCGCCAGAAGTACATGTACCAGCATCTCGGCTGGGAGTACCCGGAAGCCATACATTACGGCAGACTAAAAATCACTGGTGCCGCATTATCCAAATCTAAAATTGTGGCAGGCATAAAAGAAGGTGACTTCACGGACTTCGATGACCCCCGATTAGGCACTTTTGCTGCTTTAAAGAAACGGGGAATCACAGCGGAAGCCATAAAGAAGATGATTATCGAAGTCGGCACAAAACCCAACGACGTCACCTTGAGTTGGGAGAACCTCTACTCGCACAACCGCAGAATCCTTGACGCTTCAAGCAACCGATACTTCTTCGTCGCAGCCCCAGTTGAACTCAAAGTTGTGGGGTTGCCGAAGGCTTTTGTGGCGAAGTTGCCGCTGCATCCAGAGCATCCTGAGCGGGGCGTTAGGCAATACACCATCTCGGCGAGTGGCGATGAAAAAGCAGTTTCTTTGTGGATTGCACAAAAAGACGCAGAAGCCATGCTTCAAGACCAAACTATCCGCCTTATGGAGCTCTTTAACATCCAAATCCAAAGCAAAACCGAAACCTGCGTAACTGCAGCCTTCGCCAGCGAATCCTACGAAGACGTCCGTAAACTCAAGGTGCAACTCATCCAGTGGATACCTAAAGGCAGCGAATACCCTGCCGAAGTGGTTCAGCAAGACGCCACAGTCACCAAAGGTTACTCGGAGTTGGCGTGCAAAAAGTTAAAGCCAGACGACATCATACAGTTTGAACGTTACGGCTTCGTACGGGTGGACGAGGTCGGCGAAAAACTAGTCGCTTACTACGCCCAAAAATAG
- a CDS encoding polyprenyl synthetase family protein: protein MNVEKFLTDTAPQVDKAIEKYIPRKLTKNAVLFKVNPPLYSYNLEPLNKAISEPIWDMLDRGGKRWRPALFLLICEALGKKSDYCLDFSIIPEVIHNGTLVIDDIEDSSEVRRGKPCSHKIYGVDIAINVGNAMYYLPLLPLMVNRSKLSAEAQRDVYEIYVQEMVNLSMGQAMDIAWHRGIANADALSEEDYLQMCAYKTGTLARMSAKMAAVLAGADSKLVEKLGRLAECIGVAFQMQDDILDLTGEEFAKSKGCVGGDISEGKRSLLVIYTLQKANAKDRKRLLEILSMHTFDQNLRNEAIAIIKKYGAFEHVKALAERMVTDSWKEVDKLLPTPEAKEKLKAFAEFLITRNK from the coding sequence GTGAATGTAGAAAAATTTCTAACAGACACCGCTCCCCAAGTGGACAAAGCCATAGAAAAATACATCCCCAGAAAACTAACCAAAAACGCAGTCCTATTCAAAGTTAACCCACCCCTATACAGCTACAACCTTGAGCCTCTTAACAAAGCCATCTCGGAACCCATCTGGGACATGCTTGACCGCGGTGGAAAACGCTGGCGACCAGCACTATTTCTGCTTATCTGTGAGGCGCTGGGTAAAAAAAGCGATTACTGCCTTGACTTCTCAATCATCCCCGAAGTCATACACAACGGCACATTGGTTATCGATGACATCGAAGATTCATCCGAAGTCCGAAGAGGCAAACCCTGTTCACACAAAATTTACGGCGTCGACATAGCCATCAACGTGGGAAACGCCATGTACTATCTGCCTCTGTTACCCTTGATGGTGAACAGAAGCAAACTGTCAGCCGAAGCCCAACGAGACGTCTACGAAATCTACGTTCAGGAAATGGTCAACCTCAGCATGGGACAAGCCATGGATATCGCTTGGCATCGCGGCATAGCCAACGCGGACGCCCTAAGCGAAGAGGACTATCTGCAGATGTGCGCCTACAAAACAGGCACGTTGGCGCGTATGTCGGCGAAGATGGCGGCGGTTCTCGCAGGCGCAGACAGCAAATTAGTCGAGAAACTAGGCCGCTTAGCTGAATGCATCGGCGTCGCGTTCCAGATGCAGGACGACATTTTGGATTTAACGGGTGAAGAGTTTGCCAAGAGTAAAGGCTGCGTCGGCGGAGACATAAGCGAAGGCAAACGTTCCCTATTGGTCATCTATACCCTTCAGAAAGCCAACGCTAAAGACAGAAAACGTCTACTCGAAATCCTATCCATGCACACTTTTGACCAGAACCTGCGTAACGAAGCCATAGCCATAATCAAAAAGTACGGTGCCTTCGAGCACGTCAAAGCCCTCGCAGAACGCATGGTTACCGACAGCTGGAAAGAAGTCGATAAACTTCTACCCACACCAGAAGCTAAGGAAAAATTAAAAGCGTTCGCTGAATTCTTGATAACCCGAAACAAGTAA
- the fni gene encoding type 2 isopentenyl-diphosphate Delta-isomerase, with amino-acid sequence MAEETGKRKVDHIRICLDDKAQAKKATSGFEDLQLVHRALPETDKAKINLQTTFLGKKFKAPIIVGAMTGGAEEAIKINASIAEAVEKLGLGMGLGSQRAAIENKNLEKTYRVAREKAPHAFLIANVGGVQLVHGYGVKEVKRIVEMIDADAVAVHLNALQEAVQPEGQTNFKGVLSKIAEIAASIEQPVIVKETGAGISAEDAKALEKAGVKAIDISGVGGTSFAAVEYYRAPKTGGETQMFIGEALWDWGIPTAVSLIEASQTVKLPLIASGGIRSGTDIAKALALNASLASIVQPILQTAVKGAKQTEQKLSCLIEELRNVMFLVGAEKISDLPKTPVVVTGKTAQWLTARGFNLQKYAKRGA; translated from the coding sequence ATGGCAGAGGAAACGGGCAAGCGCAAAGTCGACCACATCCGAATTTGTCTGGATGATAAAGCGCAAGCTAAGAAAGCCACTTCTGGCTTCGAAGACCTTCAACTCGTTCACCGCGCCTTACCCGAAACCGACAAAGCCAAAATAAACCTACAAACCACTTTTCTTGGAAAAAAATTCAAAGCACCCATAATCGTAGGCGCCATGACTGGCGGCGCTGAGGAAGCTATCAAAATCAATGCCTCAATCGCGGAAGCCGTGGAGAAACTCGGTTTAGGCATGGGTTTGGGAAGCCAAAGAGCCGCTATAGAAAACAAAAACCTTGAAAAAACCTACCGCGTCGCCCGAGAAAAAGCGCCTCATGCATTTTTAATCGCCAACGTCGGCGGCGTTCAACTCGTCCATGGTTACGGCGTGAAAGAAGTCAAACGCATCGTGGAAATGATTGATGCTGACGCGGTGGCAGTCCACCTAAATGCCCTGCAGGAGGCGGTTCAACCTGAAGGGCAAACAAACTTCAAAGGCGTCCTATCCAAAATCGCGGAAATCGCTGCCTCAATCGAGCAGCCTGTAATCGTTAAGGAGACGGGTGCAGGCATATCAGCTGAGGATGCTAAAGCGCTTGAGAAAGCAGGCGTCAAAGCCATCGACATAAGCGGCGTCGGCGGAACCAGCTTTGCAGCAGTCGAATACTACCGTGCACCCAAAACTGGGGGCGAAACGCAGATGTTTATCGGTGAAGCCCTCTGGGATTGGGGCATACCCACCGCAGTCAGCCTCATCGAAGCATCCCAAACCGTTAAACTCCCCTTAATCGCATCGGGCGGCATCAGAAGCGGCACCGACATAGCCAAAGCATTAGCCTTAAACGCCAGCTTAGCCAGCATCGTGCAGCCGATTCTGCAAACTGCAGTGAAAGGCGCCAAACAAACCGAGCAGAAGCTCAGTTGCCTTATTGAAGAGTTGCGAAACGTCATGTTTTTGGTTGGCGCTGAAAAGATTTCTGATTTACCTAAAACGCCCGTGGTTGTAACGGGTAAAACTGCCCAGTGGCTCACAGCTCGAGGCTTCAACCTCCAAAAATATGCAAAACGAGGCGCATAG
- a CDS encoding isopentenyl phosphate kinase: protein MNDARPIILKLGGSAITDKAEEAKPRTDIINRLAEEIKRADLDNLIVVHGGGSFGHPTAAKYGIKDGYKEDPTQKFGFAETHHMMTVLNGLVMDALIWHEIPAVSIAPSNCFVTENCKVKFFDETVMKNMAKLIFTPVLYGDVVFDEKLGFTVLSGDQLVAYLALKYKAQKIVIGTDTDGLFDCDPKTNPEAKPFKKLTLKELKELQPKLGKAQGTDVTGGMAGKIAELIPVVEAGIHVTITGATKGLSIYRALTDQSVLGTEIEKA from the coding sequence ATGAACGATGCAAGACCAATCATACTAAAACTTGGCGGCTCAGCCATAACCGACAAAGCAGAAGAGGCAAAACCTCGAACAGACATAATTAACCGATTGGCCGAAGAGATTAAACGCGCCGATTTAGATAACCTCATCGTCGTCCACGGCGGAGGCAGCTTCGGTCACCCAACCGCAGCAAAATACGGCATAAAAGACGGCTATAAAGAAGACCCGACACAAAAGTTTGGTTTCGCTGAAACTCACCATATGATGACCGTTCTAAACGGGTTAGTTATGGACGCCTTAATATGGCATGAGATTCCAGCAGTCAGCATCGCACCATCCAACTGTTTCGTTACAGAAAACTGCAAAGTCAAATTCTTCGACGAAACCGTCATGAAAAACATGGCAAAACTGATTTTTACACCCGTCCTCTACGGTGACGTAGTGTTCGACGAAAAACTGGGTTTCACCGTTCTCTCAGGCGACCAACTCGTTGCTTACTTGGCATTAAAGTACAAAGCCCAAAAAATCGTCATAGGCACCGACACCGACGGGTTATTCGACTGTGACCCTAAAACTAACCCCGAAGCCAAACCCTTCAAGAAACTCACCCTAAAAGAACTCAAAGAACTCCAACCTAAACTCGGAAAAGCACAAGGCACCGACGTAACAGGCGGCATGGCTGGCAAAATCGCTGAGTTAATTCCTGTCGTGGAAGCAGGCATCCATGTAACCATCACGGGCGCCACGAAAGGGTTATCTATTTACAGAGCCTTAACAGACCAAAGCGTGTTAGGCACTGAAATAGAGAAGGCGTAA